Proteins encoded together in one Oreochromis aureus strain Israel breed Guangdong linkage group 23, ZZ_aureus, whole genome shotgun sequence window:
- the f2 gene encoding prothrombin: MMEPTSKPAAVLLLFLLHSCVANHVFLNSHLASQVLVRNRRANQMFEELKAGNLERECVEEICDHEEAREVFEQPDKTEKFWNKYLDCKGTRMSRTAKNINLIRTCIEGQCISGQGNGVNYEGDISITQSGRVCQHWRHSFPHPIFREYNASEPGSNLKENFCRNPDRRPEGPWCFTKDPSVQKETCRVPICGENFVPPTVATKPHKPIVCLPNNGIEYNGDLSVTIGGHTCLPWSLPEVKTLSQDKEFIPEVQLQTNKCRNPDGDFEGPWCYVRIAGNITMDYCDLQLCDDPLLGPEQTTVTEGRERSVLGQARKNLFSPRTFGQGEDDCGQRPLFEKISKTDQKEAELLESYAGARIVGGDDAEVGSAPWQVMLYKRSPQELLCGASLISDQWILTAAHCILYPPWNKNFTINDILVRLGKHNRAQFERNIEKIVAIDEIIVHPKYNWKENLNRDIALLHMRRPVIFTDKIHPICLPSKTVAKFLMSEGFKGRVTGWGNLKESWNPAVRNLPSVLQQIHLPIVDPNICRSSTSVKITDNMFCAGYKPDDNNRGDACEGDSGGPFVMKYPAENRWYQIGIVSWGEGCDRDGKYGFYTHLFRMTRWIGKVIEKMGGSDDE, encoded by the exons ATGATGGAACCAACATCAaaacctgctgctgttctgctgctgtttctccTGCACAGCTGTGTAGCAAACCATG TTTTTCTCAACAGCCACCTCGCATCACAGGTTTTGGTCCGGAACAGACGAGCCAATCAGATGTTTGAGGAGCTGAAAGCAG GGAACCTGGAGAGAGAGTGTGTGGAGGAAATCTGCGACCACGAAGAAGCCAGAGAGGTGTTTGAGCAGCCAGATAAAACA GAAAAATTCTGGAACAAATACCTCG ACTGTAAAGGAACTCGGATGTCAAGAACAGCAAAAAACATCAATCTCATCAGAACATGCATAGAAG GTCAGTGTATTTCTGGTCAGGGTAATGGTGTGAACTACGAAGGAGACATCAGCATCACGCAGTCGGGCAGAGTGTGTCAACACTGGAGGCACAGCTTTCCACATCCTATCTTTAG AGAGTATAACGCTTCAGAGCCAGGCAGCAATTTGAaggagaatttctgcagaaaccCTGACCGTCGTCCAGAAGGACCCTGGTGTTTTACCAAAGACCCATCTGTCCAGAAAGAAACCTGCAGAGTACCAATATGTG gtgAAAACTTTGTCCCACCCACTGTGGCCACGAAACCACACAAACCTATAGTGTGCTTGCCCAATAATGGTATAGAATATAATGGGGACCTAAGTGTTACCATAGGAGGTCACACCTGCCTGCCATGGTCATTACCGGAGGTAAAAACCCTCAGTCAGGACAAAGAGTTCATCCCTGAAGTTCAGCTACAGACCAACAAGTGCCGAAATCCTGACGGTGACTTTGAGGGCCCCTGGTGCTATGTCAGGATTGCTGGAAATATAACAATGGACTACTGTGACCTGCAGCTATGTG ATGACCCGCTATTAGGGCCTGAGCAAACAACTGTGACCGAAGGCAGGGAGCGCTCCGTCTTAGGTCAGGCCAGGAAAAACCTTTTCAGTCCTCGCACATTTGGACAAGGAGAGGATG ATTGTGGACAGCGTCCCCTGTTTGAAAAGATAAGCAAAACAGATCAAAAAGAAGCAGAGCTTTTGGAGTCATACGCAGGGGCTCGTATCGTTGGGGGTGATGACGCTGAAGTGGGCTCAGCTCCATG GCAGGTGATGCTGTACAAGCGTAGCCCACAGGAGTTATTGTGTGGAGCCAGTCTGATCAGTGATCAGTGGATCCTCACTGCAGCTCACTGCATCCTTTACCCACCCTGGAACAAGAACTTCACCATCAATGATATACTGGTCCGCCTGGGAAAACACAACAGAGCCCA gTTTGAGCGTAACATTGAGAAGATTGTGGCAATTGATGAAATCATTGTCCACCCCAAGTACAACTGGAAGGAAAACCTGAACCGTGACATCGCTCTGCTGCACATGAGAAGGCCGGTCATATTCACTGATAAGATCCATCCTATCTGCCTGCCCAGCAAGACGGTCGCCAAGTT TCTGATGTCTGAAGGCTTTAAGGGCCGAGTTACCGGGTGGGGGAACCTGAAGGAAAGCTGGAACCCTGCAGTGAGAAATTTACCATCAGTCCTTCAGCAAATCCACCTACCGATAGTGGACCCGAACATCTGCCGCAGCTCCACTTCAGTCAAGATCACAGACAACATGTTCTGTGctg gttaTAAACCAGACGATAACAATCGTGGAGACGCCTGTGAGGGAGACAGCGGTGGACCTTTTGTAATGAAG TACCCGGCAGAGAACCGCTGGTATCAGATTGGCATCGTGTCATGGGGAGAGGGCTGCGATCGCGACGGGAAGTACGGCTTCTACACTCACCTGTTCAGGATGACCAGGTGGATAGGCAAAGTTATTGAAAAGATGGGAGGAAGCGATGATGAGTAA